A stretch of Lactiplantibacillus brownii DNA encodes these proteins:
- a CDS encoding phage holin family protein, protein MMEFIQLINGGTIFLIAVATYLIIWAVKMSKLSNQFLPVAALIIGAVIGVLVSTVQGDVTWLVGLIDGMVAGAVSVGGNELIKSIFAMVQPKEAAK, encoded by the coding sequence ATGATGGAATTTATTCAACTGATTAATGGTGGAACAATCTTTTTAATCGCGGTCGCAACTTACCTGATTATTTGGGCAGTCAAGATGAGTAAGCTAAGCAATCAATTTTTGCCAGTTGCCGCGCTAATCATTGGTGCTGTAATTGGTGTCTTAGTTAGCACCGTCCAAGGAGATGTTACTTGGCTAGTCGGTTTGATCGATGGCATGGTTGCTGGTGCAGTGAGTGTCGGTGGCAATGAATTAATCAAATCAATTTTTGCCATGGTCCAACCTAAGGAGGCGGCAAAATGA
- a CDS encoding Cof-type HAD-IIB family hydrolase, with the protein MYKMIVCDLDETLMNDDGTLSDKNAAAIQAATAKGVYFVPNSGRSYTSFQNDLEKMQLRDRAGQYSISYNGGLILENAGNRPIAVNAMPYEMAKKVFQVGAANHEAATHVYTQDVLYIYHPTPEDSAYLTNRGVSFEVLTDTDFTRFKQLNIMKVIMALPTMTGRKEMRAAVEAQVDPSELAVTYSSDRYVEFNRAGVNKGSASVQLGKLLRIAPAEIIAAGDNSNDLPMLKAVGLPVSVQNGLDVVKSVAKYVTVADNNHDAIAEIINKFIL; encoded by the coding sequence ATGTATAAAATGATCGTATGTGATTTGGACGAAACTTTAATGAACGATGATGGCACGCTTTCGGATAAGAATGCGGCGGCAATTCAGGCGGCGACTGCCAAAGGCGTCTATTTTGTGCCAAATTCTGGGCGTAGCTACACGTCTTTCCAAAATGATTTGGAGAAGATGCAACTACGCGATCGCGCGGGTCAATATTCGATTTCTTATAATGGTGGGTTGATTCTGGAAAACGCGGGTAACCGTCCAATTGCGGTGAATGCGATGCCATATGAGATGGCGAAAAAAGTTTTCCAAGTGGGGGCGGCAAACCATGAGGCAGCCACCCATGTCTATACCCAAGATGTTTTGTACATTTATCATCCGACGCCAGAAGACTCAGCTTATTTGACCAATCGCGGCGTGTCCTTTGAAGTTCTGACGGATACTGATTTTACGCGTTTTAAGCAGCTAAATATTATGAAAGTAATTATGGCCTTGCCAACGATGACCGGGCGCAAAGAGATGCGTGCAGCGGTTGAAGCACAAGTCGATCCTAGCGAGTTAGCTGTGACGTATTCCTCAGATCGCTATGTTGAATTTAATCGCGCCGGTGTTAACAAAGGATCAGCGTCTGTTCAACTGGGCAAGTTACTCAGGATTGCCCCTGCTGAAATTATTGCTGCCGGTGATAATAGTAATGATTTACCAATGTTAAAGGCGGTTGGACTACCAGTGAGTGTTCAAAATGGGCTCGATGTGGTCAAATCTGTGGCTAAATATGTGACCGTTGCAGATAATAATCATGATGCCATCGCTGAAATTATTAATAAATTTATTCTATAA
- a CDS encoding GH25 family lysozyme yields the protein MTLNGFDLASYQAGLDVSELAGDFAIVKATEGVDYVNPLISGHAKQTLAAGKKLGVYHFIRNDSEIKEQADYFLTTVSSYVGKAMLVLDFENTSGSTIQNQSGVFLAKQWLDYVYDRTGIRPLIYTGLSCENSLDWSSVVSGSYALWIAQYNNYNAVEGFAPRDLYGSLKHWKSAALFQYTSSGRLAGWNAGLDFDVFYGDEKTWDSYAKTPKTPTVSESVTKSAQSGPQWVSESKTYTLKTAVKLRTGASTSARVITTLAAGSTIKTDAAIIVGGYRWVRQPRSGGYGYFATGPANNTLAYVSSGTDHTYYTVKSGDSWWAIANKFGLNMSSLAKLNGKSTSSMIHPDDKLMIR from the coding sequence ATGACCTTGAATGGTTTTGATTTAGCTAGTTATCAGGCTGGCCTTGATGTGAGTGAGTTAGCTGGTGATTTTGCAATCGTGAAAGCAACTGAGGGTGTTGACTATGTGAATCCGTTAATCAGTGGACACGCCAAGCAGACATTGGCGGCTGGTAAGAAACTTGGTGTTTATCATTTCATTCGAAACGATTCTGAGATTAAAGAACAAGCTGATTACTTTTTGACAACAGTCAGCTCATACGTTGGCAAGGCAATGCTAGTCTTGGACTTTGAAAATACTAGCGGTTCGACGATCCAGAATCAATCTGGAGTCTTCTTAGCCAAACAGTGGCTGGACTATGTTTATGATCGTACCGGCATTCGACCACTGATTTATACCGGATTGTCGTGTGAAAACTCATTGGATTGGTCATCCGTTGTCAGTGGTAGTTATGCTTTATGGATTGCGCAGTACAACAACTACAATGCCGTCGAAGGATTTGCGCCCCGTGATTTGTACGGCTCCCTCAAACACTGGAAATCGGCAGCACTTTTCCAGTACACAAGTTCAGGACGTCTAGCTGGCTGGAATGCTGGCTTAGACTTTGATGTGTTCTATGGCGACGAGAAAACTTGGGATAGCTATGCTAAAACGCCCAAGACACCGACGGTCAGTGAATCAGTCACCAAGTCAGCACAAAGTGGGCCACAATGGGTTTCAGAGTCCAAGACCTATACACTCAAGACGGCCGTCAAACTCCGTACTGGCGCTTCAACATCTGCTCGTGTGATCACGACTTTAGCGGCTGGTTCAACGATTAAAACGGATGCTGCAATTATCGTTGGCGGTTATCGGTGGGTTCGTCAGCCTCGCTCTGGTGGATATGGCTATTTTGCAACTGGGCCAGCCAATAATACTTTAGCTTATGTGAGTTCAGGCACTGACCACACCTATTACACGGTCAAATCTGGCGATAGTTGGTGGGCGATTGCCAATAAGTTCGGTTTGAATATGAGTTCACTTGCCAAATTGAATGGGAAATCTACCAGTTCGATGATTCATCCGGACGACAAATTGATGATCAGATAG
- a CDS encoding sensor histidine kinase translates to MYWYIAAFDHWYSVMLVFLLQILINRELRQRRVYFTVVMMAVFLTGLYMWYDDYSDIATFIVNLGLLGFVRKKKYFIVTSLTATLSYILFSFFGNFATETIFHLLRLGLNQWSGWLFEIVGETIVTACMLAVAISFQILYKRHARQFSDEVLLNVIVSALAVVAIAFFAITTAADNYNIGSGFLGILMIILVAILMINGGTFIYLFYSYTMRVQAHRQALERKQYDIYVDNLERSYQNLRKFRHDYQNILLSLGEYVHATDNADLKHYFDEVVDQSQKSLTRDFGHFDNLERLKVRSLKAIIQNKFSVARQAGIQVRLEASEPVSQLAIDPVVLARVCGILLDNAIEAVTGQSDGQIAVAVVKYPKMVELVFANSLQTPIKRLDELMTAGHTSKGAGHGQGLATVRELLDPLENVTYELGAGERFEFIISIESE, encoded by the coding sequence GTGTATTGGTACATCGCGGCATTCGATCATTGGTATTCGGTCATGCTGGTGTTTCTGTTACAAATCTTAATTAATCGTGAATTACGGCAGCGGCGAGTCTACTTCACCGTTGTGATGATGGCGGTGTTTCTCACCGGATTATACATGTGGTATGACGATTATTCGGACATTGCAACCTTTATTGTTAATTTAGGATTATTGGGATTCGTCCGCAAGAAGAAATATTTCATTGTGACTAGTTTAACGGCAACCTTGTCGTACATTCTATTCAGTTTCTTTGGTAACTTTGCGACTGAAACGATTTTTCATTTATTACGATTAGGTCTTAATCAATGGAGTGGTTGGCTATTTGAAATTGTCGGTGAAACCATTGTGACCGCCTGCATGTTGGCCGTTGCAATCAGTTTCCAGATTCTGTATAAGCGGCATGCGCGGCAGTTCAGTGATGAAGTTTTACTCAATGTCATCGTCAGTGCCTTGGCAGTCGTGGCGATTGCCTTCTTTGCGATTACGACCGCTGCCGATAATTATAATATTGGTTCAGGTTTCTTAGGAATCTTAATGATCATTCTGGTCGCAATCTTAATGATTAATGGTGGAACTTTCATTTATCTGTTTTACAGTTATACGATGCGGGTTCAAGCGCACCGGCAAGCTTTGGAACGGAAACAATATGATATTTATGTGGATAATTTAGAGCGTAGTTATCAAAATTTACGGAAATTTCGACATGACTATCAAAATATTTTGCTCTCATTGGGCGAATATGTCCATGCGACCGACAATGCGGATTTAAAGCACTATTTTGATGAAGTGGTCGACCAATCACAAAAAAGTTTAACGCGCGATTTTGGTCATTTTGACAATTTGGAACGACTTAAAGTTCGGTCGTTGAAAGCCATTATTCAGAATAAATTTTCGGTGGCACGACAAGCTGGTATTCAGGTGCGTTTAGAAGCGAGTGAACCAGTGAGTCAGTTAGCCATTGATCCGGTCGTGTTAGCCCGCGTTTGTGGGATCTTATTGGATAATGCCATCGAAGCGGTGACTGGCCAAAGCGATGGTCAAATTGCAGTGGCGGTGGTCAAATATCCTAAAATGGTTGAATTAGTGTTTGCCAATTCGTTACAAACACCGATTAAGCGTTTAGACGAGCTAATGACTGCCGGCCACACGTCTAAAGGGGCGGGGCACGGACAAGGTTTAGCAACGGTTCGTGAATTATTGGACCCGTTGGAAAATGTGACTTATGAACTTGGTGCCGGTGAACGGTTTGAATTCATTATCAGTATTGAAAGTGAGTGA
- a CDS encoding LytR/AlgR family response regulator transcription factor, translating into MTGLLQTFIVEDDPEQLATLKQIVTNHIMINDFDMALTLATGTAQNLVDHISTQPDVEGLYFLDIEYPGQALNGLELASKIRELDVNAKIVFVSTHAEMAFLTFERRIEPLDFIVKDLGQAAVKAKVEKDIRIAYERYNKQGVASKAMFSYSKGGQLFNLPLAEVLFIETGTSRNKLLLHLVDRIVQYNGKISDETVAHPELFRVHKSFLVNPQMLVRVNKQQQLGYFANGETIDIAIRKMHDLLALIKQSQLPVKLN; encoded by the coding sequence GTGACGGGCTTGTTACAGACTTTTATCGTTGAAGATGATCCAGAACAATTAGCGACTTTGAAACAGATCGTGACGAATCATATCATGATCAATGATTTTGATATGGCCTTAACCTTAGCTACAGGGACGGCCCAGAATTTAGTGGACCATATCAGTACGCAGCCTGACGTAGAGGGCTTATACTTCTTAGATATTGAATATCCAGGACAGGCGCTGAACGGACTAGAACTAGCCAGCAAAATTCGTGAGTTAGATGTAAACGCCAAAATTGTGTTTGTGTCGACGCATGCGGAAATGGCGTTTTTGACCTTTGAGCGGCGGATTGAACCTTTAGATTTCATCGTGAAAGACTTGGGTCAAGCGGCAGTCAAAGCTAAAGTGGAGAAAGACATTCGCATTGCCTATGAACGATACAATAAGCAGGGTGTTGCTAGTAAAGCAATGTTTTCGTATTCGAAAGGTGGGCAACTCTTTAATTTACCGTTAGCAGAAGTTTTGTTCATTGAAACTGGGACGAGTCGGAATAAACTGTTGTTGCATTTGGTCGATCGTATTGTTCAATATAATGGCAAAATTAGTGATGAAACGGTGGCTCATCCGGAATTATTCCGTGTGCACAAAAGTTTCTTAGTCAATCCGCAAATGCTGGTACGAGTCAATAAGCAGCAACAATTGGGCTATTTTGCCAACGGAGAAACGATTGATATCGCCATCCGTAAAATGCACGACTTGTTGGCGTTGATTAAGCAATCGCAATTGCCGGTCAAACTGAATTAG
- a CDS encoding tyrosine-type recombinase/integrase, translating into MNNQYETVPTSAAVNQTLRESLKVLEIKRVGFHFHSLRHTHVVYLLYCGADLYAISKCLGHSDLATTA; encoded by the coding sequence ATCAATAATCAATATGAAACCGTACCAACATCCGCAGCAGTTAACCAGACCTTACGAGAATCACTAAAAGTCCTTGAAATTAAACGTGTTGGCTTTCACTTTCATTCATTACGGCATACTCACGTAGTTTACCTGCTCTATTGCGGTGCTGATCTATATGCAATATCTAAGTGTCTTGGTCATTCTGATTTAGCAACAACTGCATAG
- a CDS encoding abortive infection family protein has protein sequence MRHPGEILRPEVDSFGIASIDERYSEMNDSYNEERYGESVNYARSMIESTCKWVYKALNDEDIDKDRYLGLNKLIKGTLSSLSSELAASERFPTVFDKVTDIVTEIGNLRNLTSVSHGSAVRSQTITPVEARFVIFAAEDITLTLLDLLFNKTHSLKENAVHSVIDPKGMTKLREDDSFVTYKLDGNVSLGTRTEFTVFKNCNVINQVIVTLPKWVDANSDQEFMSEHMRDYMEDDAIEKGKKGISGYMYYSAKKDFLYEVQIEDNAIYITSV, from the coding sequence ATGAGACATCCTGGTGAAATTTTGAGGCCCGAGGTTGATAGTTTTGGAATAGCATCAATTGATGAACGTTACTCTGAAATGAATGATAGCTATAACGAGGAACGTTACGGTGAATCCGTTAATTATGCGCGAAGCATGATTGAATCAACTTGTAAATGGGTATATAAAGCACTTAATGATGAGGATATTGATAAAGATAGGTATCTTGGTCTGAATAAATTAATCAAAGGTACATTAAGCTCCTTGAGTTCAGAGTTAGCGGCAAGCGAACGATTTCCAACGGTATTCGATAAAGTGACTGATATTGTCACTGAGATAGGAAATTTACGAAATCTAACTTCAGTTTCACATGGATCAGCGGTGAGATCACAAACTATAACACCCGTCGAGGCAAGGTTTGTTATCTTTGCAGCAGAAGATATAACTTTGACGTTACTAGACTTATTATTCAATAAGACACATTCTTTAAAGGAGAATGCGGTACATTCTGTTATTGATCCTAAAGGAATGACAAAGCTTCGTGAAGATGATAGTTTTGTTACCTATAAGTTAGACGGTAACGTTTCTTTGGGTACAAGAACTGAATTTACAGTGTTCAAGAATTGTAATGTTATTAATCAGGTGATTGTTACCTTACCAAAATGGGTCGATGCTAACTCAGATCAAGAGTTTATGTCTGAACATATGCGAGATTACATGGAGGATGATGCAATAGAAAAGGGTAAAAAGGGAATTAGCGGGTATATGTATTATTCTGCTAAGAAGGATTTCTTGTATGAGGTACAAATTGAGGATAATGCAATTTATATCACAAGTGTTTAA
- a CDS encoding GlsB/YeaQ/YmgE family stress response membrane protein: MLGWIWSLIVGGVIGALAGVITSRDVPAGILGNIIAGLVGAWIGQALLGTWGPSLAGMAVIPSIIGAVILVLIVSALFGMRKRS; encoded by the coding sequence ATGTTAGGGTGGATTTGGTCATTGATTGTCGGTGGCGTGATTGGTGCGTTAGCAGGAGTGATTACGAGTCGGGATGTGCCAGCAGGCATACTTGGAAATATTATTGCCGGACTAGTGGGTGCCTGGATCGGTCAGGCCTTATTGGGAACTTGGGGACCGTCACTTGCCGGGATGGCAGTGATTCCGTCCATTATTGGTGCGGTAATCCTAGTCTTGATTGTCTCCGCACTCTTTGGGATGCGAAAGCGAAGCTAA
- a CDS encoding DUF1516 family protein: protein MILSIHLGSWLWLFVMVALGLTRHSVKATNRYLILSRLGYLLLIVSGVYLSTKTFSTAWLLTGLKGVLGIGSIGLIEVAFARKQESRLSPQLLALLIAGLILTVICGVSLHYLLSGHLI from the coding sequence ATGATTTTAAGTATCCACTTAGGAAGTTGGCTGTGGTTGTTCGTGATGGTCGCCCTTGGCCTGACCAGACATTCCGTCAAAGCCACCAACCGTTATCTCATTTTGAGCCGGTTGGGTTACCTTTTATTGATTGTCAGTGGCGTCTATCTCAGTACCAAAACCTTTAGTACCGCGTGGTTGCTGACAGGACTTAAAGGCGTTTTAGGGATCGGCTCGATTGGCTTAATCGAAGTCGCTTTTGCCCGAAAACAAGAAAGTCGGCTCAGTCCCCAACTTTTAGCACTGTTGATTGCCGGTCTCATCTTAACTGTCATCTGTGGCGTCAGCCTGCACTATCTGTTAAGCGGGCACCTGATCTAA
- a CDS encoding MarR family winged helix-turn-helix transcriptional regulator, which yields MATPTKNILLDDQLCFALYTANKRFNHFYADALAPFKLTYPQYITLLALWENSPMTVRELGSHVNLDSGTLTPLLKRMQTQGWVERNRDEDDERQVNISLSQKAIDAKSSIFDHVNSCMDLLGMDDKTYAATRETVNFAADRIKQADPKKIKYTGTEI from the coding sequence ATGGCAACTCCAACCAAGAATATTTTGCTGGACGATCAACTTTGTTTTGCCCTATATACCGCAAACAAGCGATTCAATCATTTTTATGCAGATGCTTTAGCGCCATTCAAGCTTACCTATCCGCAGTACATCACCCTCTTAGCACTTTGGGAGAATAGTCCGATGACTGTGCGTGAGCTTGGATCACACGTTAATTTGGATAGTGGTACTTTAACGCCGTTGCTTAAGCGCATGCAAACTCAAGGTTGGGTCGAACGTAATCGTGATGAAGATGACGAACGCCAAGTGAACATTTCACTTTCACAAAAGGCAATCGACGCCAAATCATCGATTTTTGATCATGTTAATTCTTGTATGGACCTGTTGGGTATGGATGACAAAACATATGCCGCCACGCGTGAGACCGTTAATTTCGCCGCTGATCGTATCAAGCAAGCTGATCCTAAAAAGATTAAATATACTGGAACTGAGATTTAA
- a CDS encoding CPBP family intramembrane glutamic endopeptidase, producing MQVIDRGLSWVWRVCLLIGLIVGIIIPPMLLRLVNELDDKGGPIGWQIALVIAYFAIFILVIIAASAAYRHYTGEVQLKRLRHQDFAYVLGGYLAIILCEGIFQIINQLLYQQNQTQNNAAIKSLMSGSPVAMWMMAISAVFLTPIVEELVFRGVLTNLFFKQEWLKIGLSGLVFGSLHSSSTVPSFLIYVTMGLILALVYRLSGKIQDSIILHFLINAGAMSIMIIGLLN from the coding sequence ATGCAAGTGATCGATCGTGGTCTAAGTTGGGTTTGGCGTGTCTGCCTATTAATTGGGTTAATCGTTGGAATTATTATCCCACCGATGTTATTAAGGTTAGTGAACGAACTAGACGATAAAGGCGGCCCAATTGGCTGGCAAATCGCCCTAGTCATCGCTTATTTTGCAATTTTTATTTTAGTCATCATTGCCGCGAGTGCGGCTTATCGACACTATACAGGTGAGGTCCAGTTAAAGCGATTACGACATCAAGACTTTGCCTATGTTCTGGGCGGTTATTTAGCAATCATCTTATGTGAAGGTATTTTCCAAATAATTAACCAATTGCTCTATCAACAAAATCAAACGCAGAATAATGCGGCAATTAAAAGTTTAATGAGTGGTAGCCCAGTTGCGATGTGGATGATGGCTATTAGTGCGGTTTTTTTGACGCCAATCGTCGAGGAGTTGGTTTTTCGCGGCGTGCTCACAAATCTCTTTTTTAAACAAGAATGGTTAAAAATAGGCCTGAGCGGCTTGGTTTTTGGTAGCCTACATAGTAGTTCAACCGTTCCAAGCTTTTTGATTTATGTCACTATGGGGCTTATTTTAGCGCTGGTTTATCGTTTATCTGGAAAAATTCAGGATTCGATTATTTTACATTTCTTAATCAATGCTGGGGCGATGAGTATTATGATTATTGGCCTGCTAAATTAA
- the mscL gene encoding large-conductance mechanosensitive channel protein MscL, producing the protein MIEEFKTFIARGNVIDLAVGVIIGSAFTAIVKSLTDYLINPLIGIFLGKIDLSNLKFTIGEATFKYGAFLNAVINFFIVAIVVFFMVKIINRVVRTEPADDEEDEATPDLSEQYLSEIRDLLKEQAKK; encoded by the coding sequence ATGATTGAAGAATTTAAAACATTTATTGCGCGTGGTAATGTGATTGATTTAGCCGTTGGGGTCATTATTGGCTCGGCTTTCACGGCTATCGTCAAATCTTTGACGGACTATCTCATTAATCCATTAATTGGGATTTTCTTAGGCAAAATTGATTTATCCAATTTGAAGTTCACGATTGGGGAAGCCACTTTTAAATACGGCGCCTTTCTCAATGCCGTCATCAACTTCTTCATTGTTGCGATTGTCGTATTCTTTATGGTCAAAATTATTAATCGCGTGGTGCGAACTGAACCGGCGGACGATGAAGAAGACGAGGCAACACCAGATTTATCAGAACAATATTTGAGTGAAATCCGCGATTTATTGAAGGAACAAGCTAAAAAATAA
- a CDS encoding transposase translates to MTTLHESMLFNKTGLKITNNGGDLTGDAGLVLIKEFMNQINFDNIIQQLLHIKDRRRSPKHTSVKIFTQHIFQIIAGYKHDAAANRLQYDRLYQLLLGQSKAVSQPTISRFFSRLTETNIQEFEAIIRQLGDFNLLDRNQQELIIDIDSTHADTFGKQENAAYNAHYQTEGYHPLLAFDAVSGVLLNVKQRPGNQYTSHGVREFLEPLLVHYQ, encoded by the coding sequence ATGACAACTTTACATGAATCTATGCTATTTAACAAAACTGGTCTTAAAATAACTAATAATGGTGGTGACCTTACTGGAGATGCCGGCTTGGTGCTAATCAAAGAATTCATGAATCAAATTAATTTCGACAACATTATTCAACAACTATTGCATATCAAAGACCGTCGTCGATCACCAAAACATACTTCAGTCAAAATTTTCACACAACATATTTTTCAGATCATTGCAGGCTATAAACACGATGCCGCCGCTAACCGACTACAATATGACCGCCTTTATCAACTATTACTGGGTCAAAGTAAAGCAGTATCACAACCGACCATTTCACGCTTTTTCTCACGTTTAACTGAAACCAACATTCAAGAATTCGAAGCCATTATTCGTCAACTTGGTGATTTCAACTTATTAGACCGTAATCAGCAAGAACTCATCATTGACATTGATTCAACACATGCCGATACATTCGGTAAGCAAGAAAATGCCGCCTATAATGCCCATTATCAAACGGAGGGTTATCACCCGCTTTTGGCTTTTGACGCGGTTAGTGGTGTTTTACTAAATGTTAAACAGCGTCCTGGTAATCAATATACTTCACATGGTGTCCGTGAGTTTTTAGAACCATTGCTGGTTCATTACCAATAG
- a CDS encoding GtrA family protein, whose amino-acid sequence MLIKIYRRYRYFWKYAIFGFMAALVNVFAFWLLHTVLLEHYLFSNTIAWILATLFSFYVNKAVVFRSKSKNFWHWCQEFAGFMLTRGLSYLFDTFLMFVGISVFFWAPMFVKIIDQVLVGIFNYGTSRLIFMEHNQKMRMRRNILKRLSNRND is encoded by the coding sequence GTGTTGATAAAAATTTACCGGCGGTACCGATATTTTTGGAAATACGCAATTTTTGGCTTTATGGCCGCATTAGTAAACGTATTCGCTTTTTGGTTATTGCACACGGTTTTATTGGAACACTATTTATTTTCAAATACAATTGCTTGGATTCTGGCAACCTTATTCAGTTTCTACGTGAATAAAGCGGTGGTTTTTCGCTCCAAATCAAAAAACTTCTGGCATTGGTGCCAAGAGTTTGCCGGGTTTATGTTAACGCGGGGACTCTCATATTTATTTGATACTTTCTTAATGTTCGTTGGTATCTCGGTATTTTTCTGGGCACCAATGTTTGTTAAAATTATTGATCAAGTCTTGGTCGGTATTTTTAACTATGGGACGTCGCGATTGATATTTATGGAGCACAACCAAAAGATGCGGATGCGGCGTAATATTCTCAAACGTTTAAGCAATCGTAATGATTAG